One segment of Salvelinus alpinus chromosome 1, SLU_Salpinus.1, whole genome shotgun sequence DNA contains the following:
- the gpr83 gene encoding LOW QUALITY PROTEIN: G-protein coupled receptor 83 (The sequence of the model RefSeq protein was modified relative to this genomic sequence to represent the inferred CDS: substituted 2 bases at 2 genomic stop codons): MMERTNSSAYFLQDFYTQSDNLSFWNFYVEEGMYGNGTKYETASQNSTTKTLLIIAYSVIIIISLFGNIVVCHVVIKNKKMHSVTSLFIINLAVADLMITLLNTPFTLARFVNSTWVFGKTMCHVSRFAQYCSVHVSVLTLVAIALDRHQVVMHPMRQRKSMFXGMIGIVVIWVTASCFSLPHAIYQKLLRFDFGKVXMVCLPSFPQPSDVFWKYLDLATFFLLYLLPLSINSIAYIIVAKKLWMRNAIGDVTLAQYVAHRQRMKMTLKMLMLVVAVFAICWFPLNCYVILVSSQAINTNNAIYFTFHWFAMSSTCYNPFIYCWLNGSFRTELKSLPFIWRSKRAVHPC, translated from the exons ATGATGGAAAGAACAAATAGTTCCGCATACTTTTTACAAGATTTTTACACACAGTCAGATAATTTATCATTTTGGAATTTTTATGTTGAGGAAGGAATGTACGGCAACGGAACTAAATATGAGACAGCGTCACAGAATTCAACAACCAAGACTTTACTCATTATAGCTTATTCAGTCATTATCATAATTTCACTTTTTGGGAATATTGTGGTTTGCCACGTTGTGATAAAGAACAAGAAGATGCATTCTGTCACAAGTTTGTTTATTATAAATTTGGCGGTTGCTGATTTAATGATTACTCTACTCAACACTCCTTTTACTCTG GCCAGATTTGTAAACAGCACCTGGGTCTTTGGGAAGACCATGTGCCATGTCAGCCGATTCGCACAGTACTGCTCTGTTCATGTGTCAGTGCTGACCCTAGTGGCCATTGCCCTAGACAGACATCAA GTAGTCATGCATCCGATGAGGCAGCGGAAATCAATGTTTTGAGGCATGATTGGTATAGTTGTGATTTGGGTGACGGCCTCGTGTTTCTCTCTACCTCATGCCATTTATCAGAAGCTGCTGCGGTTTGACTTTGG AAAGGTTTGAATGGTGTGTCTACCCAGCTTTCCACAGCCATCAGATGTGTTTTGGAAGTACTTGGACCTGGCCACGTTTTTCCTCCTCTACTTGTTGCCACTTTCTATCAACTCCATAGCTTACATTATCGTTGCTAAGAAGCTATGGATGCGTAATGCTATAGGGGATGTGACTCTGGCGCAATATGTCGCCCACAGACAAAGGATGAAGATGACTCTGAAGATGCTGATGTTGGTGGTGGCTGTTTTTGCTATTTGCTGGTTCCCTTTAAACTGTTATGTGATTTTGGTGTCCAGCCAGGCCATTAACACTAACAATGCTATCTACTTCACCTTCCATTGGTTTGCCATGAGTAGCACCTGTTACAATCCTTTTATCTACTGCTGGCTGAACGGAAGCTTCAGGACTGAGCTCAAGTCCCTGCCTTTCATTTGGCGTTCCAAGAGGGCAGTACATCCATGCTGA